GCTGCTTAGCCCAGGAACAACAGCCGAAGCAAGTTCGCTACCAGATGAAATGATTATTGCCATTCACCAATCGCCAAAACCCAGTGGATCTGACCTCAAAGCAATTAACGAAGTAAACGAGAAGGCGCTGATCCTGGAAACCTTATTGAAGGTAAAATACAATAAATCTAAAGCGGCAAAATTGCTAAATATAGACCGTAAAACACTCTATAGTAAAATGGAGCGCTACGAAATTGAATAATCTGCTACCTGATGTAATAAGGTTTTAAGTTGGCCTAGAAGGGATTTAATTTCCTGAACCTGTGCTAAACCTGGTTTATCCATACCACCCATTTCTATTTCCATTTTCCTAAAACCTGCAGCCAGCTGCCTCGCACCCATCTGCGCAATCCGCCCTGCCAACCTGTGTAGCAGCAAAACCGTGTGGCCCGGATTAGGATGCTCAAGACATGCCAGCAACTCCTCTGCATCAGCAGCACTGTCCAAGGCAAATCGGTCTAAAATCTTTTGCAAAGCTTCCCGGTCACCAAAAGTCATCTTTTCCAAGCCAGAAGGATCAAATTCCACACCATCATTTGCAACCTCGGGAACAACCAATACTTCCTCTTCCTTAAATATAGACAGTATTTCATGCTCCCTAAACGGCTTCATGATTAAGCCATCAAAACCCTGATCCAACAAATAAGCACGTTCTTCCGGTAGTACTTGAGCCGTTATCGCATAAATACCCAGCTCAGGACCTGATTTCTTCCGCAGGATTTTGCAAAGTTCAATCCCGGACATTTCCGGCATACGGATATCCATCAGGATAAATTTAACATCAGGATCCCATTTGGCATTTAACAAAGCTAAAGGACTATTGAAACTTGTGTAGCTGATGTCGTTTTTCTCGAAAATAATGCTGCAAAGATCAAGGATCAATTGGTCATCATCTACTATCCAAACCTTTGATGAAGTTAAGGCTATGCCTGGCTGATATTTAACTATACTTCCCGCATCAGCACTTACCTGGTTAAACGTGAGGTAAACCGTAAAAACACTTCCGGCACCAACTTTACTGCTTACATAAATCCTTCCCCCTTGTTGTTCTACCAGAGATTTTACAATGGTCAACCCCAATCCCGTACCAGCCTGGTTCATCAGGTTCTTATCCGGATTTTCTGCCTGTTCAAATTCATTAAAAATATGCTGGGCATCCTCTTCACTAAAACCAATTCCTGTATCACTCACCCTAAAGGTAAAATGTAACTGACTACCCTGTTTTTTATAAAGGGCAGCTAATACCACTTCCCCTTCTTTGGTAAACTTAATGGCATTCCCCAACAGGTTAAACAAAATTTGTTTTAAACGAAAAGGATCACCTTCTACCTGAGCTATGCCCTGAAGCTGCAAATCTGTTTTAAGCTGTAAGGCTGGCACCGTACTAGCTGAAGAACCAACCTTTTGCGCTGCTTGCGGACGCATTACCGCCACAACCTCTTCTAACAGTGCAGGCATGCTAAACACCTGATTAGAAAAAGTGAATTTACCAGAAACAATCCTGTTATAGTCCAGTACTTCATTCACAATCTGCAGCAAGTGTTCTGCACTATGGTGTATCGCATCAAGATCTTTATGCTGCGGATGCTCCTGCTGTCTGATCATTTCCGAATAGCCAATAATGGATTGTAAAGGCGTTCGTATTTCATGACTCATGTTAGAAAGGAAACGTTGTTTAGCTTTTCCATGATATTCCGCCTCGTCCCTTGCCAGCTCCAACTCCTTTCTATATCGGTTACTGCGGGTAATGTCCGTTAAAATCAAATACAGCAAAATGACCATTAAAAAGAAGAACACCAGCATGATGATACTGATTCTGTTTATTCCAGTGCTCACTACACTTTTGGCCTGCAAACTATTCAATTCAATTTGCGCCACGGCCTCACTTTCCACTTTCCGCAATATGTTAAGCATTTGGTTAATCAGCAAGCCATTCGCCTCGGCCAATTCCGCTTCCTTGACCATAAACCGGGCACTTTTGAGTCGTTGTTCCTTCTCTATATTTTTTAAAGAAGCCTCCAGATCACGTACAATTTTTCCTTCTGCAGAAAGTGCGATGGTATCTCTCTTGATATTTTCTTCGTTGATGATTTTGTAAGGCTGCTCTGCCGCAGATTTCTTCCTCCCAAATAGCTTGCTAAAAAAGCCTCTTGGCTTCTGTTCCTCTTCTGTGGGGAAAATAGTGGTAGTAGATGTTTTCTTAATCGAAGTCACCACAGTGCTGTCAGACGGGTTGCTTTTTCTGCTGGTCAGGTCATTAAGCTTACGCACCTGCTCAGAGAAAGCCCTGTTGTTCACCAGTTTTTCCCTTTCCTTCAAATAATTCACAAATTGCTGGTCACGGAGCGTCAGCAAATGCCTGATGGACGCTATACGCCCAAGCTGCACTGTATCTTCCTGATAAAGGAAGCCCAAAGTATCCAGGGCCAGTCTAAGCTGCTTAGATTCCTGAAAAACTTTAGTATAATTACCAGGTGCCCTGCTGGCCTGTGTTTTTTGAAGCTGATCCATTCCAGAGATCTTCCTGGACAGCGAACT
The nucleotide sequence above comes from Pedobacter sp. MC2016-14. Encoded proteins:
- a CDS encoding hybrid sensor histidine kinase/response regulator, yielding MVKGAQQKFIQAIKGKVIMALLLACFALFMAWAVSRIAFKEMLATVDNISAPNERLRIVSSLSRKISGMDQLQKTQASRAPGNYTKVFQESKQLRLALDTLGFLYQEDTVQLGRIASIRHLLTLRDQQFVNYLKEREKLVNNRAFSEQVRKLNDLTSRKSNPSDSTVVTSIKKTSTTTIFPTEEEQKPRGFFSKLFGRKKSAAEQPYKIINEENIKRDTIALSAEGKIVRDLEASLKNIEKEQRLKSARFMVKEAELAEANGLLINQMLNILRKVESEAVAQIELNSLQAKSVVSTGINRISIIMLVFFFLMVILLYLILTDITRSNRYRKELELARDEAEYHGKAKQRFLSNMSHEIRTPLQSIIGYSEMIRQQEHPQHKDLDAIHHSAEHLLQIVNEVLDYNRIVSGKFTFSNQVFSMPALLEEVVAVMRPQAAQKVGSSASTVPALQLKTDLQLQGIAQVEGDPFRLKQILFNLLGNAIKFTKEGEVVLAALYKKQGSQLHFTFRVSDTGIGFSEEDAQHIFNEFEQAENPDKNLMNQAGTGLGLTIVKSLVEQQGGRIYVSSKVGAGSVFTVYLTFNQVSADAGSIVKYQPGIALTSSKVWIVDDDQLILDLCSIIFEKNDISYTSFNSPLALLNAKWDPDVKFILMDIRMPEMSGIELCKILRKKSGPELGIYAITAQVLPEERAYLLDQGFDGLIMKPFREHEILSIFKEEEVLVVPEVANDGVEFDPSGLEKMTFGDREALQKILDRFALDSAADAEELLACLEHPNPGHTVLLLHRLAGRIAQMGARQLAAGFRKMEIEMGGMDKPGLAQVQEIKSLLGQLKTLLHQVADYSIS